The genomic stretch GAGGAAAAGTGAtattaatctaataacaaggtttattaaactaaaagacacgATCTTTAACCAAATccactcaaagattaagtctttgaggacaactaaccaaggatgaacaaatgaaagaaatCAAAgcaaagatgaacaatgaaaagatgaacaatgatgaaaacaagaacaacaaacaaacaacaacaacaattttaacataaacaatcaaataaacttgaaggaagaacaaaatgtaaacaaatggaaataaggaaagaaataataccAATCAAGAAGCAAGAAAGGAAGAATGATAGAATAAATAAGTATAAACTTTCAAtcttcttcttacaacccaaattcaatcacaaATTGATTGAATTACTActctaattaaggaatgattagcaaAAGGATTAGCAAAGTTTTAAACTTGAAAGGGAAATATTcttagatctagggttgtgtgtacaaggGTTTAAggagaggggtatttataggcttgtataagattaggaagaaaagaggaagaaaagccAAATCCCCGTCTTTGCGTTTGCGTTTTTTGCCGGTCCACCTGGCAGCCGGTGGTCCTACCGACAAAACCGTGCAAGGTTTTAAAAATAGCTGGCATCGTGTTTTCCACGGTGGGCGTTGtcgcctgccggcaaaacaccttCTTCAGACTTCTTCTTATCTCTCGATGTGTGAAATGCGGTTGGTTGGCCGCCGGCGCTCCTACCGGCAGCGAGGCCAAGCTTGTTTTTCCTCCAATTCTTCTTTTAATTCCAATTCTTTGTGCTTTACGGTGGGCGGTTTGCCTGCCTGCCGCAAAGCACTCTCTTGACTTTCCTTCAACTTCTCAAGTAATTCCTGGGGatgtgttttgccggtggctaGGCCATTGCCACGGTGGACCAAGCAAAACACACTCTTCTTCATttttcacctcttcttcatgtaaaggcaatgaggtgcctttcttgccccaattcctccatACTTGGGCCGTTTCCTACAAAAGGACACACAAGGTAACAAGTACGGGCgttgggcacaaaatgcaaggaaaaacacccgaaaccgactcgatacgaGTCGGTATGCATAAAAAGAAAGAGGGATTTGGAAGTAAAATAAGTGTATATCAATCACGAATAaagtggtgacgaatatcaatatgtttggttttagagtgttgaataggatttttggaaatatttattgcactcgtattatcacacattatgggaacggagtcaaaaataataccaaaatccaagagttgttgtcttacccaaagtaattgagaacaacaatgtgccgcactaacatactcattttcggccgtagaaagagctaccgtattttgtttctttgagccccaagagatcaaacaaggacccaagaatgtggcaattccggaggtactctttctatccaccgtgcatcccgcatagtccgcatccgaatagcctatgagatcaaaaggacaatataagggataccataagtaaagattttgtgttccaatcaaatactttcccttcccttctctccctttcccttctctcctttccccttccctccctttccctccacttttgttatccaaacacacccttaaagtATGTTTGAATTGAgatatttggagggaaaagaaaagaAGGGAGAATAGGAGATTCAAAATCCCTTGTTTAGATAGGAAAAtatgggtggagggaaatggcGGGGAAGGGATTTGAAGAGATCCATTTTCCCTTCTCCAaacaaatcaaaatctctccataaTAAGCAAAATTtagagggaaattgtatccaaatacTCACTTCTCATTCCCTCTCCCCCTCCCCCTCCATCTCTTTTCCTTCCCTTCATCCTCCTACCCTCCATTTCCCTACACTTTTGCTATTCAAACACACTCTTAGGTACTCAACTTATTAGGGAGTAACCGAGTAAGTGCATGGAAGAAAATTGAGAGGGATTCGAAAGGAAGCAAACTTAATATTAATCTTGCCAAACTCAATCTATAGAGGAAAAGAGAATTTACGAATGTTTAAGAGGAAAGTAAGTGTGGAACTCGGCTTCTTTATCTCGTAAGGATCCACAATATGCAGCTCTTGTAAGGAAGGGCATCCACATATAAATTGGTGGAATGCCTCAAACATGCATTCATAAAATGTCTTGAACAAATTTACACTTCCTGGCCTCCACCATACTCATTGTCCTCCGAACTTGGCATACTTGCTGCTGTCCTGCAACTTTCTCTCACCCTTGTGCAGAGTGCAGACAACCTTTGATGCCTTGGAACTGCTTTTAACTTTTTATTAATATTTCTTCAACGCGTGTAAACCATCAAAATATTCCAAATATTAATCAAGAATCCGTTTCTAAAATGGGCGATTTTCACTAATTATTTAACGGAATAGGTCGATTTCCAAAATAATTGtcgaaaatgggtccacgtaggctTGGAATTTAGGAAGCTATGGTCAAGGGTCAAATCGCCACGACACTTGGCGACTTACTTCGAAGACATATTTCCGCGACTCTCCTCCCCTTCCCAGTTTCATAGCcccaaatcagaaaaaaaaaaaattaggccAAGTAGCCAGCCCCCATGGCTACTTTAGGCCAAATCGCCAGCCCCCATGGCTACTTGATCTGAGACATACTCAGCTATTTCGTCAAAATTGGCCCAAACACTACTCATTCAAGTCGCCAAGGTGCATGACGACTTTAGGCCAAGTCGTCAGCCCCCATGGCGATTTTATGCTCAATTATCATAACAACAAAATTTAGGTTTGGTTGCAATTTGGGTATGGTCGCCAACCGAGATGGCGACTTAAATACAAACCTAGGTTCGggtatgacgtggacccattttgggtaattaatttCAAAGTCGACCCATTTCGttaaataattagtcaaaatcgcccattttagcaaaaaaatcATTAATCAAGGTATGTCCTCACATTATCACAGATTTCCGTTCCATAAGAATCTGAAAAGAAAGCCCGACTAAAATGAAACCACCAGATTCATGATAATTTAATCTGAATTTGACAATAAGGTTAAGCTACAGATCCCATGAGGGAATAACCAAGTACATAAACCTATTATTATGGAACCTAATAGAGTGTGTGGCGGAGAAAAGCAGCCATACCACTTAAAGAAAGAGTACCCTAGCACTTGGTGAAGACCTTTGAAAACTCGACACGTGCATAACAAAATCCATCTTGTGATGCTTGTTCGGATAAATTACCAGTTTCTCCAAAACAGTGGCGCTTTTGAGCAAGAATTCTACCAGTTGAAGCTGATGTTCCCAAGGTTTCGCATAGCCATGGAGAGTGACAATCTTCAGTTTTGGCATCACACAAGGATGAGAAAGCTCTACAGGAGGCAAATCAGCACTTGCCCTGAAAGCCTGACCAGAAAATAAATTAGGGGTATTGCATACGCTTGTGTAAGCCAAAGTTGTTCTAGTGTATATATCGAGTTCTTCCAAATCTTTTGAAATTCTCATCAAGTGATAGAAGCCCAAGAGGCAGCTTTGACAGAATATCCGCAATCCCAAAACTACGCGCTTCCATCTGATTTGCAAAAGATTCAAATCATTTATTGAGTGGAGGAATTGCTGAAATGGAAGGACGTTTGTATTAGTAATTTTTCTCAACAACTCATCACATTGTAGAGGAATAAGCCAAACCATAAATAATCAGTAATAGGCTGGTTCAAAGCAACATATTCAAATAATTAGTTGAATAACGTAAATCTCATAGTAATCAACAACAGTCATAAACCAACGAAAAGCATTATATTACTTTCAAGAAAGACCAAGGACTTACCTCAGAAGCATCAAGTGATAACTGGAAAACTTCACTACGTGAGAACTTCTCCCAAAATATGTTAAGCCTTCTATGTTCATTCTCATCACGCAGATTAAAGTACAACCGTTTGAGGTAGACATCTCGAATAGATGAAACATCAATGACGTCTGGTATCCAATTTGTCTCCAAATCCAAACTTTTAAGTTTAGGGAAATCTAACGACCAAGGATCATCAAAAACATGTTCTATAAGAACAAGAGATAATTTACGAATGTTTGGAGCACTAAATCTCAGCTTGTTTATAGTAGGTTCCACAATACGCAGTTCTTGTAAGGAAGGGCATCCACAAATAAATTGTTGTAAGGCCTCCTCGCACATATAGGTATGGCAAAGTATAAGCTTCTTTAGAGATCCCAAGTTCACTTGAAATTCGGGAAAGACACTGCAGCTCCAGAGTTCAAGTGTAACAAGTGATTGACTTGTGAAATTTGGAAAATCGGAACTGTCAGCGAAGTGATAACCAACATCACAAAAATATATATCCTTTGCTTGTTTATCGAAAGCAAACTTCAACCACATTTTTATATCGTCACCAGCCTCCTCTCTTCTGTGCTCATAAAGCCACCCCAAAAGAAGATGAAATTTATTAATGAAGGGTCTTTTGTGACGCTTCAACACATTGTGGACGAAAATGTTGAATCGCCCAACATCATTACTCCATGTACTACCCGCCGCCATTATATCGAGGAATTCAGGAACCTTAAAATCAAGAGTATGAGCCAAAGTCCAAAGGTTTCCAAATCGACGAATCAGCATTGTTCTAACAGCAACAATTGTGGGCATACAAGAAAGAATGTGAACAATTACATCATCTGGCATTTCACTCAACCTATCTCGGCCGACATCGGCATAGTACTCTGAAGAACACTTGTGCTTTTGGGGTTTCATAGTTCTCAAGTGATTACCTAACAATAATATAAAATCCTGATTCAGTTTTCAAAAAAGCAACCAATATCAAACTAATTAGCTATTAAGACTACAAAATCACCAGCAGGGGCAGCCACTTAAACGGGGCATGTACATGAAGAATTCGTTGCTATAATATCGCCTGTACATAAACAAATaatccgtctcaatcatttatttacttttgtaCTCTTTGTGAGCGGTATTTTAATCAACTGTAGATTAGGACAAAGGGAGTAACAATTAGGATTTCATTTCAGCACTAAAAGAGTATAAGAGGATAACAAGAGAAACCAACGAATCAACAATAACATCTTAAAATAATAATCACAAAAAAACTAAAGAAATTTCAAGAGAACTACTACTCCCTCACTGACTTTGTCCCCATCATTTGTTGACctatttgattaaaatactcctcacaagttaaacaaatgattgagacggaaagagtaatataaaaaaaataattgaaaCGAAAAAATAGTACAGTCTGAAAATGCGAAATTGAAATTACCTTAATCGTAAAGTTGGGGTGTGTATGAGCTGATAAGGGACGATTGAATACTTTTGAGTTTTGGGGAAAGAAGGGAAGGGGAAATATAAGGATGTTCAGTTTTGTCAAAATAGTTATACAGGTCTGGTCAAATTCTAGTAGGATAAGGTTAGAATAGGTCAAAAATTATTTCTTCCATTTTTTATTTATGATTATTTAATAAGAATAATCATCTAAACTATGTAATTTTTGTGGTAAATTAATGGTGTATTAGTTGAGATTTCGTGTTAAAGCATAGTAATTGTGTGAGGGTTGAATATATAGAGGTCGTATAAATTTAAAATGTTTATATAAATGAGTTGGTACTTATTAGAATGTTGAAATGTACGTCTTataatgttagtaatattatttaaaaaaaaagtttactaTTCAAAAACTTTTGGATTAATTTATTTTTGTGTgaacctatttttattattaaaaaaatgatagctAAATATTATGGAATAACATTAATCTAATATAGAGTCACTACTTTGTTATTGAATTGATCGGAAAAATTTATGACTTAATCTTTTAGTTTTAGTTATAGTAGGATTATAAAAGAATAAGAGGATTGATTACTATAATATGTTATTATGAAACCG from Silene latifolia isolate original U9 population chromosome 2, ASM4854445v1, whole genome shotgun sequence encodes the following:
- the LOC141628599 gene encoding F-box/FBD/LRR-repeat protein At4g26340-like — encoded protein: MKPQKHKCSSEYYADVGRDRLSEMPDDVIVHILSCMPTIVAVRTMLIRRFGNLWTLAHTLDFKVPEFLDIMAAGSTWSNDVGRFNIFVHNVLKRHKRPFINKFHLLLGWLYEHRREEAGDDIKMWLKFAFDKQAKDIYFCDVGYHFADSSDFPNFTSQSLVTLELWSCSVFPEFQVNLGSLKKLILCHTYMCEEALQQFICGCPSLQELRIVEPTINKLRFSAPNIRKLSLVLIEHVFDDPWSLDFPKLKSLDLETNWIPDVIDVSSIRDVYLKRLYFNLRDENEHRRLNIFWEKFSRSEVFQLSLDASEQFLHSINDLNLLQIRWKRVVLGLRIFCQSCLLGFYHLMRISKDLEELDIYTRTTLAYTSVCNTPNLFSGQAFRASADLPPVELSHPCVMPKLKIVTLHGYAKPWEHQLQLVEFLLKSATVLEKLVIYPNKHHKMDFVMHVSSFQRSSPSARVLFL